In Mycobacterium sp. Aquia_216, a genomic segment contains:
- a CDS encoding 16S rRNA (uracil(1498)-N(3))-methyltransferase has protein sequence MVATLFYVEALPDPGGLAVVDGDEGFHAATVRRIRPGEELVLGDGAGGLARCAVEQSGRDGLRARILDRWTIAQGKPPVTVVQALPKSERSELAIELATEAGADAFLAWQAARCVASWQGARVEKGLRRWRAVGRSAARQSRRAHIPSVDGVLSTAALIQRVRDEVAAGAAVLVLHESATDRIADVAVAQASSLFVVVGPEGGIAPDELAALTDAGAVAIRLGPQVLRTSTAAAVALGALGVLTPRWEQTVEVGPTPPLAADQAEPSA, from the coding sequence ATGGTGGCGACGCTGTTCTACGTCGAAGCACTGCCCGACCCCGGTGGACTGGCCGTCGTCGACGGTGACGAGGGGTTTCACGCCGCGACGGTGCGCCGGATCCGGCCCGGCGAGGAGTTGGTGCTCGGTGACGGGGCCGGCGGCTTGGCGCGCTGCGCGGTCGAGCAGTCCGGGCGCGACGGGTTACGGGCCCGGATACTGGATCGCTGGACCATCGCCCAGGGAAAGCCGCCGGTGACGGTGGTGCAGGCGTTGCCCAAGTCCGAGCGTTCGGAGTTGGCGATCGAATTGGCCACCGAGGCCGGCGCCGACGCGTTCCTGGCCTGGCAGGCGGCGCGATGCGTGGCCAGCTGGCAGGGGGCCCGCGTCGAGAAGGGGTTGCGCCGCTGGCGTGCGGTGGGCCGGTCGGCGGCCCGGCAATCGCGGCGGGCGCACATCCCGTCCGTTGACGGCGTGCTGTCCACGGCGGCGCTGATCCAGCGGGTCCGCGACGAAGTGGCCGCCGGTGCCGCGGTATTGGTGTTGCACGAGTCGGCGACCGACCGGATCGCAGATGTTGCTGTGGCGCAGGCGAGCTCGCTGTTCGTTGTGGTCGGCCCCGAAGGAGGCATCGCGCCGGATGAGCTGGCGGCGCTGACCGACGCGGGTGCCGTAGCCATCCGGCTGGGCCCGCAGGTACTGCGGACCTCGACGGCCGCCGCGGTGGCTCTGGGCGCGCTGGGGGTGCTCACCCCGCGATGGGAGCAAACCGTCGAGGTCGGGCCAACTCCGCCGCTCGCGGCTGACCAGGCGGAGCCCTCGGCGTAG
- the hrcA gene encoding heat-inducible transcriptional repressor HrcA, translating to MGSADDRRFEVLRAIVADFVATKEPIGSKSLVDRHNLGVSSATIRNDMAVLEAEGYITQPHTSSGRVPTEKGYREFVDRIDDVKPLSSAERRAIQGFLESGVDLDDVLRRAVRLLAQLTRQVAVVQYPTLSTSTVRHLEVIALTPARLLMVVITESGRVDQRIVELGDVIDDHQLSQLREILGQALEGKKLAVASVAVADLAQQLGGAGGLGDAIGRSATVLLESLVEHTEERLLMGGTANLTRNAADFGGSLRSILEALEEQVVVLRLLAAQQEAGKVTVRIGHETEAQQMAGTSMVSTAYGTIDTVYGGMGVLGPTRMDYPGTIASVAAVALYIGEVLGAR from the coding sequence ATGGGCAGTGCTGATGACCGTCGCTTCGAGGTGCTGCGCGCCATCGTCGCCGACTTCGTCGCCACCAAGGAACCCATCGGTTCGAAGTCGCTCGTCGACCGGCACAATCTCGGCGTGTCCAGCGCCACCATCCGCAACGACATGGCGGTGCTGGAGGCCGAGGGTTACATCACGCAGCCGCACACCAGCTCCGGGCGGGTGCCCACGGAGAAGGGCTACCGCGAATTCGTCGACCGGATCGACGACGTCAAGCCGTTGTCGTCGGCCGAGCGGCGGGCGATCCAAGGCTTTCTGGAATCCGGTGTCGACCTCGACGACGTCTTGCGCCGGGCGGTGCGGTTGCTGGCTCAGCTGACCCGTCAGGTGGCCGTGGTTCAGTACCCGACATTGTCGACGTCGACGGTTCGGCATCTGGAAGTAATCGCACTGACTCCGGCGCGGCTGTTGATGGTGGTGATCACCGAGTCCGGGCGGGTGGATCAGCGCATCGTCGAACTCGGCGACGTCATCGACGATCACCAGCTCTCCCAGCTGCGGGAGATCCTCGGCCAGGCGCTGGAAGGCAAGAAGCTGGCCGTGGCCTCGGTCGCGGTGGCCGACCTCGCCCAGCAGCTGGGCGGCGCCGGCGGCCTGGGCGACGCGATCGGCCGTTCGGCGACGGTGTTGCTGGAGTCGCTGGTGGAGCACACCGAGGAGCGCCTGCTGATGGGCGGCACCGCCAACCTGACCCGCAACGCCGCGGACTTCGGTGGTTCGCTGCGCTCCATTCTGGAGGCCCTCGAGGAGCAGGTCGTGGTGCTGCGGTTGCTGGCTGCCCAGCAGGAGGCCGGCAAGGTGACGGTGCGCATCGGCCACGAGACGGAGGCCCAGCAAATGGCCGGCACGTCGATGGTGTCTACCGCGTACGGCACCATTGACACCGTGTACGGCGGGATGGGCGTGTTGGGACCCACGCGGATGGACTATCCGGGAACTATCGCCAGCGTAGCCGCGGTTGCTCTCTATATTGGCGAAGTCCTGGGTGCTCGATGA
- a CDS encoding MbtH family protein: MSTNPFDDDNGTFFVLVNDEEQHSLWPTFTDVPAGWRVVYGEATRAACLDYVEQNWPDIRPKTLRDSLAGTRSAG, translated from the coding sequence ATGAGCACTAACCCTTTCGACGACGACAACGGCACGTTCTTCGTCCTGGTCAACGACGAGGAGCAGCACAGTCTGTGGCCTACTTTCACCGACGTTCCGGCGGGCTGGCGCGTGGTGTACGGCGAAGCGACCCGGGCGGCGTGCCTGGACTACGTCGAGCAGAACTGGCCCGACATCCGGCCCAAGACTCTGCGTGATTCTCTCGCCGGAACCCGGTCGGCGGGCTAG
- the dnaJ gene encoding molecular chaperone DnaJ encodes MARDYYGLLGVNRNAGDAEIKRAYRKLARELHPDINPDEAAQAKFKEISVAYEVLSDPEKRRIVDLGGDPLENAAAAGGFSGFGGLGDVFEAFFGGGFSGGATSRGPIGRVRPGSDSLLRMRLDLEECATGVTKQVTVDTAVLCDRCQGKGTNGDSAPIPCDTCGGRGEVQSVQRSLLGQMVTSRPCPTCRGVGVVIPDPCHQCMGDGRVRARREISVKIPAGVGDGMRVRLAAQGEVGPGGGPAGDLYVEVHEQAHDIFVRDGDDLHCTVSVPMVDAALGATISVDAILDGVSEIAIPPGTQPGSIITLRGHGMPQLRSATRGNLHVHIEVVVPTRLDNHDSELLRELKTRRSRDVPEVRSAHNGSGGLFSRLRETFTGR; translated from the coding sequence GTGGCACGCGACTATTACGGGCTGCTGGGCGTCAACAGAAACGCCGGCGATGCGGAGATCAAACGCGCGTACCGGAAGCTGGCACGCGAGCTGCACCCCGACATCAACCCCGATGAGGCCGCGCAGGCGAAGTTCAAGGAAATCAGCGTCGCCTACGAGGTGCTGAGCGATCCCGAGAAACGCCGGATCGTCGACCTCGGCGGGGACCCGCTGGAGAACGCGGCCGCTGCCGGCGGATTTAGCGGCTTCGGCGGTCTGGGCGACGTATTCGAGGCCTTCTTCGGCGGCGGCTTCAGCGGGGGGGCGACGTCTCGCGGTCCGATCGGCCGGGTCCGGCCCGGCTCGGATTCGCTGCTGCGGATGCGGCTGGACCTGGAAGAGTGCGCGACCGGCGTGACCAAACAGGTCACCGTCGACACCGCGGTGTTGTGCGACCGCTGCCAGGGCAAGGGCACCAACGGCGATTCCGCGCCGATCCCGTGTGACACCTGCGGTGGTCGCGGCGAGGTGCAATCGGTGCAGCGCTCGTTGCTGGGCCAGATGGTGACGTCGCGGCCGTGCCCCACCTGTCGCGGCGTCGGCGTGGTCATCCCCGATCCGTGCCATCAGTGCATGGGCGACGGCCGGGTCCGGGCCCGGCGCGAGATCAGCGTGAAGATTCCCGCCGGTGTCGGCGACGGTATGCGGGTTCGGCTGGCCGCGCAGGGTGAGGTCGGGCCCGGGGGAGGGCCGGCCGGTGACCTGTACGTCGAGGTTCACGAGCAGGCCCACGACATCTTTGTCCGTGACGGCGACGACCTGCACTGCACCGTTTCGGTGCCGATGGTCGACGCCGCGCTCGGCGCCACGATCAGCGTCGACGCCATCCTGGACGGCGTGAGCGAGATCGCCATTCCGCCTGGCACGCAACCGGGTTCGATCATCACGCTGCGCGGCCACGGGATGCCGCAGCTCCGGTCGGCCACCCGGGGCAATCTGCACGTCCACATCGAGGTGGTGGTTCCCACCCGGCTGGACAACCACGACAGCGAACTGTTGCGTGAGCTGAAGACCCGTCGAAGCCGCGACGTGCCCGAGGTCCGCTCGGCGCACAACGGGAGCGGCGGGCTGTTCAGCCGGTTGCGCGAGACCTTCACCGGGCGCTAG
- a CDS encoding type II toxin-antitoxin system VapB family antitoxin, which produces MIFKGVRDGKPYPEHGLSYRDWSQIPPQQIRLDELVTTTTVLALDRLLSEDSTFYGDLFPHAVRWKGIIYLEDGLHRAVQAALRNRTVFHARVYDMDVPLSQQTQGSGSTFGQ; this is translated from the coding sequence ATGATTTTCAAGGGCGTACGCGACGGTAAGCCCTACCCGGAACATGGGCTGTCTTACCGGGATTGGTCCCAGATACCGCCGCAGCAGATCCGGCTCGATGAATTGGTCACCACGACCACGGTGCTGGCCCTGGACCGGCTGCTCTCGGAGGACTCCACCTTTTACGGCGATCTATTCCCGCACGCCGTGCGGTGGAAAGGCATCATCTACCTCGAAGACGGCCTGCATCGTGCGGTGCAGGCCGCGCTGCGCAATCGCACCGTGTTCCATGCTCGGGTGTACGACATGGACGTACCGCTGAGCCAGCAAACCCAGGGATCGGGTTCGACCTTCGGGCAGTGA
- the mbtG gene encoding NADPH-dependent L-lysine N(6)-monooxygenase MbtG: MSTLAILGAGAKAVAVAAKAKALRDMGVEVPDVVAVERTGVGANWQASGGWTDGAHRLGTSPEKDVGFPYRSALVPRRNGELDELMTRYSWQSYLIATASFAEWIDRGRPAPPHRKWSQYLGWVADQVDMLVVHGEVDGLGVAGDRWALHTHETTVHADALMITGPGQAEKSLLPGNPRMMSIAQFWDRAAGHDRITAERVAVIGGGETAASMLNELFRHRVSTITVISPQVTLFTRGESFFENSLFSDPTDWTALTLDERRDALARTDRGVFSANVQEALLADDRIRHLRGRVAHAVGRDGQIRLTLSTNRFSENLETVHGFDLVIDGSGADALWFTSLFSQDALDTLELGLGGPLASDRLQEGIGYDLSLTDVTPRLFLPNLSGLTQGPGFPNLSCLGLLSDRVLGSWVGPANLSKYQTMVEKR; this comes from the coding sequence ATGAGCACGCTAGCGATTCTCGGCGCCGGCGCCAAGGCGGTGGCCGTGGCCGCCAAGGCAAAGGCGCTGCGCGACATGGGTGTCGAGGTCCCCGACGTCGTCGCCGTCGAACGCACCGGAGTCGGGGCCAACTGGCAGGCGAGCGGCGGTTGGACCGACGGGGCGCACCGGCTGGGTACCAGCCCGGAAAAGGATGTCGGGTTTCCGTACCGGTCGGCGCTGGTGCCGCGGCGCAACGGCGAACTCGACGAGCTGATGACGCGGTACAGCTGGCAGTCCTATCTGATCGCGACCGCGTCGTTCGCTGAGTGGATCGACCGGGGCAGACCCGCACCGCCGCACCGTAAGTGGAGCCAGTACCTGGGTTGGGTCGCCGATCAGGTCGACATGTTAGTGGTGCACGGCGAGGTCGACGGACTGGGCGTCGCCGGTGACCGCTGGGCACTGCACACCCACGAGACCACCGTGCACGCGGACGCGCTGATGATCACCGGGCCGGGCCAGGCGGAGAAATCGCTGCTGCCCGGCAACCCGCGAATGATGTCGATCGCCCAGTTCTGGGACCGTGCCGCCGGCCACGACCGGATCACCGCCGAGCGAGTCGCCGTGATCGGCGGCGGCGAGACGGCCGCCTCGATGCTCAACGAGCTCTTCCGGCACCGGGTTTCGACGATCACCGTCATTTCGCCCCAGGTGACGTTGTTCACCCGCGGCGAGAGCTTCTTCGAGAACTCGCTGTTCTCCGATCCCACCGATTGGACCGCCCTGACGCTGGACGAGCGTCGCGACGCGCTGGCCCGCACCGATCGAGGAGTGTTCTCGGCGAACGTGCAGGAGGCCCTGCTGGCCGATGACCGTATCCGCCACCTGCGCGGCCGCGTCGCCCACGCGGTGGGCCGCGACGGGCAGATCCGGCTGACGCTGTCCACCAACCGGTTCAGCGAGAACCTGGAAACGGTGCACGGTTTCGACCTCGTCATCGACGGCTCCGGCGCCGACGCGCTCTGGTTCACCTCGCTGTTCAGCCAGGATGCGCTCGACACCCTCGAGCTGGGGCTGGGCGGACCGCTGGCCTCCGATCGCCTGCAGGAGGGGATCGGCTACGACCTGTCCCTCACTGACGTCACCCCCCGGCTGTTCCTGCCCAACCTGTCCGGCCTCACCCAGGGGCCCGGATTTCCCAACCTGAGCTGTCTGGGCCTGCTCTCGGACCGGGTGTTGGGGTCCTGGGTCGGTCCTGCGAATTTGTCCAAATACCAAACGATGGTGGAGAAGCGATGA